One genomic segment of Brassica napus cultivar Da-Ae chromosome A3, Da-Ae, whole genome shotgun sequence includes these proteins:
- the LOC106383169 gene encoding putative F-box only protein 15 yields the protein MASSNPSWSSLLPLELLENILLRIPVESLARFKSTCKEWRALLDDKIFIYKHLDLSHEGFIRVTDHNSYQIINLETLSLSSLQGPSKIGSMIHCDGLLLCSIGRRCIEPIKERKLAVWNPFLGQFKRIKPSSSYTWFDIYGFGYDNVSRDNYKILRFKREKGCEEVEIYELKSQFWRSVDYSLAYSWCAWKSQAMSMNGNMYWIAERENDNSKTYFIQSFDFSKEVFKETCCIPFINHNDWQLPGRSGLSPRLSGFGGDRLSLLAQQRSGEIQVWVTNNIVTDEVVSWSMYCNVTPDFRILALHPTYLIHHTDRVKLWFHHTDRVKLWCSEKDDRDECIYASVYEIGEGEVKKQVETERHGWYERVGVTKLSSAFVPSLVPVPKQEETSEGCSC from the coding sequence ATGGCTTCTTCAAACCCTTCCTGGTCGTCGCTGCTTCCTTTGGAGTTGTTAGAAAATATACTTCTCAGGATACCGGTTGAATCTTTGGCACGATTCAAGTCCACATGCAAGGAATGGCGTGCTCTTCTAGACGACAAGATATTCATCTACAAACACTTGGATCTCTCCCATGAAGGTTTCATACGAGTTACTGATCACAACTCGTATCAAATCATCAATCTTGAGACCCTATCTCTTTCGAGTCTACAAGGTCCATCTAAAATTGGTTCAATGATTCACTGCGACGGATTATTGCTATGTAGTATAGGTAGACGATGTATTGAACCTATAAAAGAGAGAAAACTAGCAGTCTGGAATCCGTTTTTGGGCCAATTCAAGCGGATCAAACCCTCGAGTTCTTACACATGGTTTGATATCTACGGTTTTGGATACGACAATGTGTCTCGTGACAACTACAAGATCTTGAggtttaaaagagaaaaaggatGTGAAGAGGTTGAGATATATGAGTTGAAGTCACAATTCTGGAGAAGTGTTGATTATTCATTGGCTTATTCTTGGTGTGCATGGAAGAGCCAAGCTATGTCTATGAATGGAAACATGTATTGGATTGCTGAAAGGGAGAATGATAACTCCAAAACTTATTTCATCCAGTCTTTTGATTTCTCCAAAGAGGTATTCAAAGAAACATGTTGTATTCCCTTTATAAATCACAATGATTGGCAGCTgccaggccgatcaggtttgtCGCCACGCCTATCAGGTTTCGGAGGAGATAGGCTTTCTTTGTTAGCTCAACAGAGATCTGGGGAGATTCAGGTTTGGGTTACAAACAATATTGTGACTGATGAGGTTGTCTCGTGGAGCATGTATTGTAATGTGACTCCTGATTTCAGGATATTAGCCCTTCATCCAACATACTTGATCCACCATACCGATAGGGTCAAGTTATGGTTCCACCATACCGATAGGGTCAAGTTATGGTGTTCGGAAAAAGACGACCGAGATGAATGTATCTACGCCAGCGTTTACGAAATAGGAGAGGGGGAGGTCAAGAAACAAGTTGAGACAGAGCGACATGGGTGGTATGAACGCGTTGGCGTTACTAAGCTTTCTTCTGCATTTGTACCAAGTCTGGTTCCGGTTCCAAAGCAAGAGGAGACTTCTGAGGGTTGCTCCTGCTAA
- the LOC106428175 gene encoding phospholipid-transporting ATPase 1-like codes for MDKPPPHHESISSRWSFSSKDKEVTFADLGSKRIRHGSAGADSEMLSMSQKEIRDEDARLIYINDPDRTNETFDFTGNSIKTAKYSVFTFLPRNLFEQFHRVAYVYFLVIAVLNQLPQLAVFGRGASIMPLAFVLLVSAIKDAYEDFRRHRSDRVENNRLALVFEDNEFKEKQWKYIRVGEVIKVVSNQTLPCDMVLLATSDPTGVVYVQTTNLDGESNLKTRYAKQETLQKATDLETFDGFIKCEKPNRNIYGFQANMEIDGRRLSLGPSNIILRGCELKNTEWALGVVVYAGSETKAMLNNSGAPSKRSRLETRMNLEIILLSLFLIALCTTAAATAAVWLRTHRDDLDTILFYRRKDYSVRPEGKNHNYYGWGWEIFFTFFMAVIVYQIMIPISLYISMELVRIGQAYFMTRDDLMYDESSNSSFQCRALNINEDLGQIKYLFSDKTGTLTDNKMEFQCACIGGVDYSGREPAESEQEGYSVEVDGVTLKPKMRVRVDPSLLQLTRNNKATEEAKRANEFFLSLAACNTIVPIVTNTSDPNVKLVDYQGESPDEQALVYAAAAYGFLLIERTSGHIVINVRGEMQRFNVLGLHEFDSDRKRMSVILGCPDTSVKLFVKGADSSMFSVMDEESYGDVIEATKKQLHAYSSDGLRTLVVGMRKLNDTEFEQWHASFEAASTALIGRAGLLRKVAGNIETKLRIVGATAIEDKLQRGVPEAIESLRIAGIKVWVLTGDKQETAISIGFSSRLLTRNMRQIVINSNSLDSCRRSLEEANASVASDDEESVALIIDGTSLIYVLDNDLEDVLFQVACKSSAVLCCRVAPFQKAGIVALVKNRTSDMTLAIGDGANDVSMIQMADVGVGISGQEGRQAVMASDFAMGQFRFLVPLLLVHGHWNYQRMGYMILYNFYRNAVFVLILFWYVLFTCYTLTTAITEWSSVLYSVVYTSFPTIVIGILDKNLGRRILLSHPQLYGVGQRAEGYSTTLFWYTMFDTVWQSAAIFFIPLFAYWGSTIDTSSLGDLWTIAAVVVVNLHLAMDVIRWNWIAHAAIWGSIVAACICVVVIDVIPTLPGYWAIFQVAKTWMFWFCLLAIVVTALLPRFAIKFLVEYYRPSDVRIAREVEKLRSFSESQQNMGTEMNQIRDPPRR; via the exons ATGGACAAACCACCGCCTCATCACGAATCCATATCATCTCGATGGAGCTTCTCCTCCAAAGACAAAGAAGTCACTTTCGCCGACCTAGGCTCCAAGCGTATCCGCCACGGTTCAGCCGGAGCCGACTCCGAGATGCTAAGCATGTCTCAGAAGGAGATCAGAGACGAGGACGCTCGTCTCATCTACATCAACGACCCCGACAGAACCAACGAGACCTTCGACTTCACTGGCAACTCAATCAAGACAGCTAAATACTCCGTCTTCACATTCCTCCCCAGAAACTTATTCGAACAGTTCCACAGAGTCGCTTACGTCTACTTTTTGGTGATAGCTGTCCTCAATCAGCTCCCTCAGCTTGCAGTCTTCGGGAGAGGAGCCTCCATCATGCCCTTAGCGTTCGTCTTATTAGTCTCAGCCATCAAAGACGCTTACGAGGATTTTAGGAGGCATAGATCAGATAGAGTCGAGAACAATAGGCTTGCTTTAGTTTTCGAGGATAACGAGTTTAAAGAGAAGCAGTGGAAGTACATTCGTGTAGGAGAGGTTATTAAAGTTGTGTCCAACCAGACTCTCCCTTGTGACATGGTGCTATTAGCTACGAGTGATCCTACAGGTGTTGTTTACGTGCAAACGACTAATCTAGATGGAGAGTCTAATTTAAAGACGCGGTACGCTAAGCAGGAGACTCTTCAGAAAGCTACTGATTTGGAGACGTTCGATGGGTTTATAAAGTGTGAGAAACCGAATAGGAACATATACGGGTTTCAAGCGAACATGGAGATCGATGGGAGAAGGCTCTCTCTCGGACCTTCTAATATTATCCTCAGAGGATGTGAGCTTAAGAACACTGAGTGGGCCTTAGGTGTGGTTGTATACGCTGGGAGTGAGACGAAAGCTATGCTGAACAACTCTGGAGCGCCGTCTAAGAGAAGCAGGCTGGAGACTCGGATGAATCTAGAGATCATTCTGCTGTCTTTGTTTCTCATCGCTTTATGTACCACCGCGGCTGCCACGGCTGCTGTGTGGCTGAGAACGCACAGGGATGACTTGGACACGATCCTCTTTTACAGGAGGAAGGATTACTCCGTGAGGCCGGAAGGGAAGAATCATAACTACTACGGTTGGGGCTGGGAGATCTTCTTCACGTTCTTTATGGCGGTTATTGTGTATCAGATCATGATACcgatctctctctatatatcgATGGAGCTTGTCCGTATTGGTCAAGCGTACTTCATGACCAGAGATGATCTGATGTATGATGAGTCTTCGAACTCGAGTTTCCAGTGCAGGGCGTTGAATATAAATGAGGATTTGGGGCAGATTAAGTATTTGTTCTCTGATAAGACGGGGACTCTCACTGACAACAAGATGGAGTTTCAATGTGCGTGTATAGGAGGTGTGGATTACTCTGGCAGGGAGCCTGCTGAGAGTGAGCAAGAGGGATACTCCGTTGAAG TTGATGGAGTTACTTTGAAGCCAAAGATGAGGGTGAGAGTTGATCCTTCACTTCTTCAGCTGACGAGAAACAACAAAGCAACAGAAGAAGCAAAACGTGCGAACGAGTTCTTCCTCTCGCTAGCAGCTTGCAACACAATCGTCCCGATCGTCACCAACACATCTGATCCCAACGTAAAGCTGGTTGATTATCAAGGGGAGTCCCCTGATGAACAAGCACTAGTCTACGCAGCAGCTGCTTACGGTTTCTTGCTCATAGAGAGAACCTCTGGCCACATAGTCATCAACGTCCGCGGAGAGATGCAAAGGTTCAACGTCTTGGGACTGCACGAGTTCGACAGCGACCGGAAGAGAATGTCGGTTATACTTGGATGCCCCGACACGTCGGTGAAGCTCTTTGTAAAAGGTGCGGACTCGTCCATGTTCAGCGTCATGGATGAAGAATCCTACGGTGACGTCATTGAAGCGACCAAGAAACAGCTTCACGCTTACTCATCCGATGGTTTGAGGACTCTTGTTGTTGGGATGAGGAAGCTGAACGATACAGAGTTCGAGCAGTGGCATGCTTCCTTCGAGGCGGCGAGCACGGCTTTGATCGGTAGAGCTGGACTGCTGAGAAAGGTCGCTGGGAACATCGAGACTAAGCTAAGGATAGTAGGAGCTACTGCGATCGAAGACAAACTGCAGCGCGGCGTCCCGGAGGCGATAGAGTCTCTGAGGATCGCGGGGATTAAAGTGTGGGTGTTGACAGGCGACAAGCAAGAGACAGCGATCTCCATTGGCTTCTCCTCGAGGCTTCTGACTAGAAACATGAGGCAGATTGTGATAAACAGCAACTCGTTGGATTCGTGTCGGAGGAGCTTAGAAGAAGCGAATGCTAGTGTTGCTAGTGATGACGAAGAAAGCGTGGCTTTGATTATTGACGGTACCAGTCTCATATATGTACTCGACAATGATCTTGAAGATGTG CTCTTCCAAGTGGCATGTAAATCCTCTGCAGTACTCTGCTGCCGTGTTGCTCCTTTTCAGAAAGCTGGAATCGTTGCACTTGTGAAGAACAGGACATCTGACATGACTCTTGCCATTGGTGATG GTGCCAATGATGTCTCCATGATTCAAATGGCTGATGTTGGGGTAGGGATCAGCGGCCAAGAAGGTCGGCAAGCTGTGATGGCGTCTGATTTCGCAATGGGACAGTTCAGATTCTTAGTCCCATTACTCCTCGTCCATGGACACTGGAACTACCAAAGAATGGGTTACATGATACTATACAATTTCTACAGAAACGCAGTtttcgttttaattttattttg GTACGTTTTGTTTACTTGCTACACATTGACAACAGCCATCACGGAATGGAGCAGCGTCTTGTACTCAGTCGTATACACTTCCTTCCCTACGATAGTTATCGGTATACTCGACAAAAACCTCGGGAGGAGGATTCTTCTAAGCCATCCTCAGCTCTACGGTGTTGGCCAGAGAGCAGAGGGGTATTCGACCACGCTCTTCTGGTATACGATGTTTGACACGGTCTGGCAAAGTGCAGCTATCTTCTTCATTCCTCTCTTTGCTTACTGGGGAAGTACCATCGACACGTCGAGCCTAGGAGATTTATGGACCATTGCTGCAGTTGTGGTGGTGAATCTTCACTTGGCGATGGATGTGATTAGATGGAACTGGATCGCACACGCCGCCATTTGGGGATCTATTGTTGCAGCTTGTATATGTGTTGTTGTGATTGATGTTATACCCACTCTCCCTGGTTACTG GGCAATATTCCAAGTGGCGAAGACATGGATGTTCTGGTTTTGCTTGCTTGCGATTGTGGTGACAGCATTGCTTCCTAGATTCGCCATCAAGTTTCTAGTCGAGTATTACAGACCTTCTGATGTTCGGATTGCTAGGGAGGTTGAGAAGCTTAGAAGTTTCAGTGAATCCCAACAAAACATGGGAACTGAAATGAACCAGATTCGAGATCCTCCAAGGAGATGA
- the LOC106428185 gene encoding histone-lysine N-methyltransferase, H3 lysine-9 specific SUVH1-like: MEGSFGSYTDKTRVLDIKPLRTLKPVFPSGNQAPPFVCAPPFGPFPPGFTPFYPFSSSQHTPDLNQNNTSEPSLVTPLRTFRSPPPPPPDTATNGDAVELTVKRKIPRKRTPIAQNPNFSSGITVAEKENGDRKLVMSVLTRFDALRRRLSQLEDAKESVTGIIKRPDLKAGSTCMSRGVRTNTKKRTGPVPGLEIGDVFFFRFEMCLIGLHSPSMAGIDYLVLKGGGEGEEEPIATSIVSSGYYDNDEGNPDVLVYTGQGGNADKDKQSSDQKLERGNLALEKSLVRNSPVRVIRGLKEASQSAKIYIYDGLYDVKESWVEKGKSGHNTFKYKLVRAPGQAPAFASWTEIQKWKKGLPSREGMILTDLTSGVESIGVSLVNEVDGENGPAYFTYSTTVTSFKLTQQPSYGCECGGACKPGNLNCHCIRKNGGDFPYSGNGVLVGRKGMVHECSPACLCPGCKNKVTQMGVKLKLEVFKTVNRGWGLRSWDPIRAGSFICIYAGEAIDKSQMQPTVANDDYTFDTTRVYTPFKWNYEPGLADEDGSEEMSEEPELPLPLVISAKNVGNVARFMNHSCSPNVFWQPVSYENNGQLFLQVAFFAISHIPPMTELTYDYGVTRTSGAQSLCGKKKCFCGSEFCRGSFG, encoded by the coding sequence ATGGAAGGGAGCTTCGGAAGCTACACTGACAAGACTCGAGTGTTGGACATCAAACCGTTACGCACTCTAAAACCAGTGTTCCCAAGCGGGAACCAAGCTCCTCCTTTCGTCTGCGCACCTCCTTTCGGACCCTTCCCTCCTGGCTTCACACCTTTCTATCCCTTTAGCTCCTCTCAACACACTCCAGATCTCAACCAGAACAACACCTCAGAGCCTTCGTTGGTTACTCCTCTAAGAACATTCaggtctcctcctcctcctcctcctgatACAGCAACTAATGGTGATGCTGTGGAGTTAACAGTGAAGAGAAAGATTCCAAGAAAGCGCACACCAATCGCTCAGAACCCGAATTTCTCGAGTGGGATCACAGTGGCGGAGAAAGAGAACGGCGACAGGAAGCTGGTGATGAGTGTCCTCACGCGGTTCGACGCGCTGAGGAGGAGGCTTTCACAGCTGGAAGATGCAAAAGAATCCGTCACCGGGATCATCAAACGCCCTGACTTGAAAGCAGGGTCCACTTGCATGAGCAGAGGCGTCAGGACCAACACCAAGAAGAGAACCGGTCCTGTTCCGGGTCTTGAGATAGGCGACGTGTTCTTCTTCAGATTCGAGATGTGTTTGATCGGTTTACACTCTCCATCCATGGCTGGCATTGACTATCTCGTCCTcaaaggaggaggagaaggagaagaagagccTATAGCAACCAGCATTGTCTCATCTGGCTATTATGATAACGACGAAGGTAATCCTGATGTGTTGGTGTACACTGGCCAAGGAGGTAACGCTGATAAAGATAAGCAATCGTCTGACCAGAAGCTAGAGAGAGGTAACCTCGCGTTGGAGAAGAGTCTGGTTAGGAATAGTCCGGTTAGGGTGATCAGAGGGTTGAAAGAAGCTTCTCAGAGCGCTAAGATTTACATATATGATGGTCTGTATGACGTCAAAGAGTCATGGGTGGAGAAAGGGAAGTCAGGACACAACACTTTTAAGTATAAGCTAGTGAGAGCTCCTGGTCAGGCTCCTGCCTTTGCTTCGTGGACTGAGATACAGAAATGGAAGAAAGGTTTGCCTTCGAGGGAAGGAATGATCCTCACCGATCTCACTTCGGGTGTCGAAAGCATCGGAGTCTCGCTTGTGAATGAAGTTGACGGTGAGAATGGTCCTGCTTACTTCACCTACTCAACGACTGTGACGTCGTTTAAGCTTACTCAGCAGCCTTCTTATGGATGTGAGTGCGGCGGGGCGTGCAAGCCGGGGAACTTAAACTGTCACTGCATAAGGAAAAACGGAGGTGACTTCCCTTACTCCGGTAACGGAGTTTTAGTTGGTAGAAAGGGTATGGTACATGAGTGCAGCCCGGCTTGCCTCTGCCCGGGCTGCAAGAACAAGGTGACTCAGATGGGAGTGAAACTGAAGCTCGAAGTGTTCAAGACTGTGAATAGAGGATGGGGGTTACGGTCGTGGGATCCTATCCGTGCTGGTTCGTTTATATGTATATACGCAGGCGAGGCTATAGACAAGTCGCAAATGCAGCCAACGGTGGCTAATGATGATTATACTTTTGATACGACGCGTGTGTACACCCCTTTTAAATGGAACTATGAGCCTGGCTTAGCGGATGAAGATGGTTCTGAGGAGATGTCTGAAGAGCCTGAGCTTCCGCTGCCTCTTGTGATCAGTGCTAAGAACGTGGGGAACGTTGCGAGGTTCATGAACCATAGTTGCTCGCCTAATGTTTTCTGGCAGCCGGTTAGTTATGAGAATAACGGCCAGCTCTTCTTACAAGTTGCCTTCTTTGCTATCTCTCATATTCCTCCCATGACTGAGTTGACTTATGACTATGGAGTTACGAGAACTAGTGGAGCTCAGAGTTTATGTGGTAAGAAGAAGTGCTTTTGCGGATCAGAGTTTTGCCGTGGTTCATTTGGTTGA
- the LOC106428166 gene encoding nicotianamine synthase 1 — MACENNLVVKQIIDLYDQISKLKCLKPSKNVDTLFGQLVSTCLPTDTNIDVTKMSDEVKDMRSNLIKLCGEAEGYLEQHFSTILGSLPENQNPLDHLNIFPYYNNYLKLGKLEFDLLSQHSSHVPNKIAFVGSGPMPLTSIVLAKFHLPNTTFHNFDIDAHANTLASSLVSRDPDLSKRMIFHTTDVLNATEGLDQYDVVFLAALVGMDKEAKVKAIEHLEKHMAPGAILMLRSAHALRAFLYPIVDSSDLKGFQLLTIYHPTDDVVNSVVIARKLGGSTMTGVNGTRGCMFMPCNCSKVHAIMNNRCKKLMIEEFSAIE; from the coding sequence ATGGCTTGCGAAAACAATCTTGTTGTGAAGCAGATCATCGACTTATACGACCAAATTTCAAAGCTCAAGTGTTTGAAACCTTCAAAAAATGTCGACACTTTGTTCGGACAACTCGTGTCCACGTGCTTACCCACAGACACAAACATCGATGTCACAAAGATGAGTGATGAAGTCAAAGACATGAGATCTAACCTCATCAAGCTATGTGGTGAAGCCGAAGGCTATTTAGAGCAACACTTCTCCACTATCTTGGGGTCTTTACCAGAAAACCAAAACCCACTTGACCATTTAAACATCTTTCCTTACTACAACAACTACCTCAAGCTAGGCAAGCTCGAGTTCGATCTCTTGAGCCAACACTCGAGCCATGTCCCCAACAAGATCGCCTTCGTTGGCTCCGGACCGATGCCTCTCACATCCATCGTCTTGGCTAAGTTTCACCTCCCGAACACGACGTTCCACAACTTTGACATCGACGCACACGCAAACACACTCGCTTCAAGCCTCGTCTCTCGCGATCCAGACCTCTCAAAACGCATGATCTTCCACACAACGGACGTGCTAAACGCTACCGAAGGGCTAGACCAATACGACGTAGTTTTCTTGGCGGCTCTCGTTGGGATGGACAAAGAGGCAAAGGTCAAAGCCATCGAGCACTTGGAGAAGCACATGGCTCCTGGAGCTATCCTCATGCTGAGGAGTGCTCATGCTCTTAGAGCTTTCTTATATCCAATCGTTGACTCTTCTGATCTCAAAGGCTTCCAGCTCTTGACCATCTATCATCCGACCGATGATGTTGTTAACTCGGTTGTGATCGCACGCAAGCTCGGTGGTTCGACCATGACCGGAGTCAATGGTACTCGTGGATGCATGTTCATGCCTTGTAACTGCTCTAAGGTCCATGCGATTATGAACAATCGTTGCAAGAAGTTGATGATCGAGGAGTTTAGTGCCATCGAGTAA
- the LOC106442984 gene encoding probable pectinesterase/pectinesterase inhibitor 46: MASYGKINEHEQAKLEARRRTRKRIAIIAISSIVLVCIVVGAVVGTAANSNGKKPSSTEGNGNGDSISVSVKAVCDVTLHKDKCLETVGSAPNASTLNPEELFNYAVQITLTELTKVLNGFSDNKHTDNATSAAMGACVELIELAVDQLNETMTSLKDHTASSSKSVADLRTWLSSVETYQETCMEALVEANNPNTTTFGETHLKNSTEMTSNALAIITWLGKIADSIKLNHRRLLATAEADLPMMSARGLLESSDLRKIANIVVAQDGSGKYRTISEALVEVEEKNEKRTIIYVKKGVYVENVRVEKKKWNVVMVGDGQSKTIVSGGLNFIDGTPTFQTATFAVFGKGFMARDMGFRNTAGPAKHQAVALMVSADLSVFYRCTMDAFQDTMYAHAQRQFYRECDIFGTVDFIFGNAAVVFQNCNILPRRPMKGQQNTITAQGKKDPNQNTGISIHNCTILPLDDLTDVQTFLGRPWKDFSTTVIMKSFMDGFINPKGWLPWVGDNAPDTIFYAEHLNFGPGASTKNRVKWRGLRTFLTKKEANRFTVKPFIDGKKWLPSTKVPFKSDF; this comes from the exons ATGGCCTCCTACGGAAAAATTAACGAGCATGAGCAAGCCAAACTCGAAGCAAGGCGGAGGACGAGAAAGAGAATCGCCATTATCGCTATATCTTCCATCGTTCTCGTCTGCATCGTGGTAGGAGCAGTCGTCGGCACCGCAGCTAATAGTAACGGCAAGAAACCGTCGTCAACGGAGGGTAACGGTAACGGAGATTCAATCTCCGTCTCGGTGAAAGCCGTGTGCGACGTTACATTACACAAAGACAAATGTCTTGAGACCGTTGGATCCGCTCCAAACGCGAGCACACTAAACCCTGAGGAGCTATTCAACTACGCTGTCCAAATCACGCTTACGGAGCTCACAAAAGTCCTTAACGGATTCTCCGACAACAAACACACGGACAATGCCACGTCAGCAGCGATGGGAGCATGCGTGGAGCTTATCGAGCTAGCCGTTGACCAACTCAACGAGACGATGACGTCACTCAAAGACCATACGGCGTCGTCCTCCAAGAGCGTTGCGGATCTCAGGACGTGGCTTAGCTCCGTTGAAACGTACCAAGAAACGTGCATGGAGGCATTGGTCGAAGCTAACAACCCTAACACGACGACGTTTGGAGAGACGCATTTGAAAAATTCCACGGAGATGACTAGCAATGCGCTAGCGATCATAACGTGGCTAGGGAAAATCGCTGACTCGATTAAGCTAAACCATCGTCGTTTACTGGCGACTGCTGAAGCTGACTTGCCGATGATGAGTGCTAGGGGACTTTTGGAGAGTAGTGATTTAAGGAAGATAGCGAACATTGTGGTGGCGCAAGATGGGTCAGGGAAGTATAGGACGATAAGTGAGGCTTTAGTGGAAGTGGAAGAGAAGAATGAGAAGCGTACGATAATATATGTGAAGAAAGGAGTTTACGTGGAGAATGTTAGGGTTGAGAAGAAGAAATGGAACGTTGTGATGGTTGGTGATGGACAGAGTAAGACTATTGTCTCTGGTGGACTTAACTTTATCGATGGAACACCAACTTTCCAAACGGCCACATTTG CTGTCTTCGGAAAGGGGTTCATGGCTAGGGACATGGGTTTCCGCAACACTGCTGGTCCAGCCAAGCACCAAGCCGTAGCTCTTATGGTGAGCGCAGACTTATCTGTGTTCTACAGATGCACCATGGATGCTTTTCAAGACACGATGTACGCTCATGCACAACGTCAGTTTTATCGAGAGTGTGACATCTTTGGAACAGTCGATTTTATATTCGGTAACGCTGCGGTTGTTTTCCAAAACTGCAACATTTTACCTCGTCGTCCTATGAAAGGCCAGCAAAACACCATAACCGCTCAGGGAAAGAAAGATCCGAACCAAAACACTGGAATCTCTATCCACAATTGTACCATCTTGCCTTTGGATGACTTAACTGATGTTCAAACGTTCCTAGGCCGGCCTTGGAAAGATTTCTCTACCACGGTGATCATGAAGTCTTTCATGGACGGATTTATCAACCCGAAAGGGTGGTTACCGTGGGTAGGAGACAATGCACCAGACACTATCTTCTATGCTGAACACTTAAATTTTGGGCCAGGAGCCTCCACGAAGAACCGAGTTAAGTGGAGAGGGTTGAGGACGTTTTTAACAAAGAAGGAAGCGAATAGGTTTACAGTTAAACCTTTCATCGACGGCAAAAAGTGGTTACCGTCGACCAAAGTTCCATTCAAATCTGATTTTTGA